In Providencia sneebia DSM 19967, one DNA window encodes the following:
- the rssB gene encoding two-component system response regulator RssB, whose protein sequence is MKNKKILIVEDEKIYRSMLEEYLTIQGMHVFVADNGKIAIEQLIHQDLQPDIILCDLNMPVMNGESFMAQLVAKNIQIPVIVVSATTDFSQFDRMLRLGAKDILLKPIKDLNELKYAIKSNLYPEYFTDEKLIYSDKQPISSLLSDKKQNIAAILKQLQPDVNQVINGYRINYRQLNEINKLGLILDVAPISDTQIGFYCIDIARSYEEGTMAAFLIRVVFNDLLKNAVNFPDKQLPKIDNIINQINYLLEDSGFTGQFPLLLGYFNTHNKTIMLASAGLEAEISTENEQYHLAKSIPLGTLKNQPVNYLSIQGAFWSCHIWNHHQNIKLMFKPDD, encoded by the coding sequence ATGAAAAATAAAAAGATACTCATTGTAGAAGATGAAAAAATCTATCGTTCAATGCTAGAAGAGTACTTAACCATACAGGGAATGCATGTATTTGTGGCGGATAATGGAAAAATTGCAATAGAACAACTTATCCATCAAGATCTCCAGCCCGATATCATTTTGTGTGATTTGAATATGCCTGTCATGAATGGTGAAAGTTTTATGGCACAGTTAGTTGCGAAAAATATTCAAATACCTGTTATTGTTGTTTCAGCGACTACAGATTTTAGTCAGTTTGATCGGATGTTAAGGTTAGGTGCTAAAGATATATTATTGAAGCCAATAAAAGATTTAAACGAACTTAAATATGCAATTAAGTCTAACCTTTATCCTGAATATTTTACTGATGAAAAATTGATATATTCAGATAAGCAACCTATTTCTTCTCTACTCAGTGATAAAAAACAAAATATTGCCGCGATATTGAAACAATTGCAGCCAGATGTTAATCAGGTGATTAATGGCTATCGGATTAATTATCGCCAATTAAATGAAATAAATAAACTTGGGCTTATTCTTGATGTTGCTCCCATATCGGATACGCAAATCGGTTTTTACTGTATTGATATTGCGCGTTCTTATGAAGAAGGCACTATGGCGGCTTTTTTGATCAGAGTTGTATTTAACGATTTATTAAAAAATGCCGTTAATTTTCCGGATAAACAGTTACCAAAAATTGATAATATCATTAACCAAATAAATTATTTGTTAGAGGATTCTGGGTTCACAGGACAATTTCCGTTATTACTGGGCTATTTCAATACTCATAATAAAACTATTATGTTAGCCAGTGCAGGGCTAGAAGCTGAAATCTCTACTGAGAATGAACAATATCATTTAGCAAAAAGTATTCCTTTAGGAACATTAAAGAATCAACCTGTCAATTACCTTAGTATTCAAGGGGCATTTTGGTCCTGTCATATTTGGAATCATCACCAAAATATTAAACTTATGTTTAAGCCAGATGACTAA